GAGATAATAGACTACCAGCTGCCTTATTACGAAGCTACAGAAAGAAGAAGGAAGGATCTGCTAGGTAGCTGACAAAATTCACAAACGTTATTATACCGATACGAAAAAGGCCATACGCAGTAAAATAGAATATCTGGTGGTCTTACCTTGTCCAAAGACTTCGAAGATGAAGAGGGCAGTGCAGAGAGGCTGATAACTTCACAGCTCTCGGAAAAGACGCTTGTATCCACTGGTATAAGGATAGGAACAACTCTGAAGACTAAATACATGGCAGGCTACGTTGCAAAGACAAGAAACGACGGACTTCACATTATAGACATGAACAAAACTCTATCCAGGATCGATACTGTTGGCAAGTTCGTTGCCAGGTTTCAACCAAGCCACGTGGTTGTCTACACCTCCAGGGAATTTGGCAAGACGCCTGTTGAAAAGTTCTCTGAGCTTACCGGATGCAAAGGCATCACAAAGAGGTTCATGCCTGGAACTTTCACGAATCCACAGCTGCCTTTTTACACAGACACTGACCTGCTCATAGTTGTGGACCCAGCACTAGACAGGCAGGCTATAGTCGAGGCCTCTAGCATAGGTGTTCCTGTAGTTGCGCTTGCTGATACTGACAACACAACTGAAGATGTGGATGTTGTGATTCCTGCCAACAACAGGGGGAGGAGGTCTCTTGCTGCTGTATTCTGGCTACTTGCCAGGTCTGTTCTGATACACTCTGGTTCTTTGGCAGTAGACCAGCCGATGAAGTATACGATAGAGGACTTCGAAACGAAGCTGGTCGAGCAAGAGGCGGGGGAGGTTGAGGAATAGACAGCCTGCAGTGGCGGGCCAGTTCTACGAATCAGACGCTGAATCCCTGAGAAGACAGATCGAAGGATGTTTTAAGCACAACCTTGGCCCAGGCAGGCTGCCTGATAGGTCAGACGAATCAGATTCTGAATCTGTAGTCGCTACAGTCAACCCGCATGCAGGTTACATGTACTCTGGCCCCATCGCTGCCCACTCTTTCATCAAGCTATCGGGAAAGAAGTCCCAGCTCTTCGTCATAATTGGCCCAAATCACTTTGGCATAGGCAGCGGTGTGGCTGCACCTCAGAGCGACGAATGGATCACACCTCTCGGAAGCGCAAAAGTTGATGTCAAGGCTGCAAGGGAGCTGATGATGCTCTCCAGGATGGTGGATATGGATGATTCAGCTCACTGGAGGGAGCACAGTATAGAGGTTCAGGTGCCCTTCCTTCAGTTCATGTTCGGCGAGAACTTCACTATTCTGCCAATCAGCATGGCGATGCAGGACAAGGAGACTGCTGAGCATCTCGGCAGGTCTGTTGCGTCGCTTCTGTCCACCAGAAGTGCTACGCTTATAGCGTCGAGCGACTTCACCCACTATGAGCCGCATAAGGTTGCTGAAGAGAGAGACAAAAAGGCCATAGAACTGATACTCTCCTTCGACATAGACGGCTTCTACAGATACATCGAAGAGGTTAACCTGACTATGTGCGGTTTTGGACCAGTTGCATCGGTAATGTATGCTGCAAAGAGACTAGGAGCCCAGAAGGCTATGCTGCTCAGCTACGCCACCAGCGGCCTTACAGGTGGGGATATGAAGTCTGTAGTCGGCTACGCATCGATAGCCTTTGTGAAGTAGTCTTGGTCTGAAATTGAAGAAGAGACAAAACTGGGGTGAAGATTCATCTGCACAATATAGATAAGTCAAATGCTATTCAACCAGCGACAGGGGAGTGGTTGACAGACGCAGGCTATAGCTAGGGCTCCTGGAAAGGCTATACTGCTAGGGGAGCACTTTGTTGTGCATGGTGGTAGCGCACTGGCAGTGGCTCTTGACAGAGGTGTGACAGCCAAGGCAGAGATGTCTGCTGATAACAGAATATCTTCAGTAAGGAATGGCGATCAGAAGTTAACTTCTTCGATAGAGGGGGCAGAGGGCTTCCTAGCTCCTGCTGCAGCTTCACTCAGGAAGTTCATGGAGGACTACAGGGTTAACGGCATCTCTGTCAGCATCTCGAGCGAAATCCCAGAAGGGGCAGGCCTAGGCTCTTCTGCTGCTTCTTCAGTTGCAGCTATCGCAGCGGCTTCAGCACTCTTTGGTATCAACCTCAGCAGGAGGAAACTGTACGAATACTCTATGTTTGCAGAGAGAATTGTGCACGGCAGGCCTTCTGGCATAGACTCTTTTGTCTCTGTCAACGGCGGTCTTGTATTCATGAAGAAGAGGACTAGAAAGAAGGTTGAATGCAGACCGTTCAGGTTGATGGTTGCCTACAGCGGGATGACAAGAAGTACGGGGGAGATGATAGCAAGGGTTGATGAATACAGGAAGAGGGAGCCCAAGTCCTTCAGAAACCTGATGAGAGCTCTAAATGCGCTCGTACCTGATGTGGTATCTGCATTGCAGTCAGGAGAATTGGCAATTCTTGCTGCAGCAATGAACTTCAATCATGAAGCATTGAAGATCATAGGAGTATCCAATCAGAAGCTTGACCTCATGGTCAGGAGGGCAAGGGAGGATGGGTTTGCAGGGGCGAAGCTCACGGGGGCAGGTGGAGGCGGATGCATAATAGCCCTGCCAAAGCTAGACGGAGAGAAGGAGCTTGCCAGTTTCAGGCAGAAGTATGCTGACTCATTCCTCTGCAACGTGCCGGGTGAAGGTGTCAGGTCATGGCTGGAATAGATAAAAATAAAGGGGTAGCCGTTATCAAACTTGGAGGCTCTTTCCTCACCGACAAGTCTATGCCATTTAAAGCTAGGGTAGACAGCATCAAGAAGGTCGCAGATGCGCTGAGGGGATTCGAGGGCAGCATAGCTATTGTGCACGGTGGAGGCTCCTTTGGCCATTCTGTTGCGATGAAATACGGCCTGTCAAGCAGCAAGAACTTCTCAGACTCTGAAGCTATATTCGAAACCAGAAAGGCGATGCACAAACTTTCATCGATAGTAACTTCTTCTTTCGAAGAATCAGGACTGAAGACGTATACTCTACCTGCAGCAGGGCTTCTGAGAAAGGATAAGAGACCTAGAGCAGACCTTCAATCCATTTTGAATAACATAATGAAGGCAAAGATGATACCTCTGACTTTCGGTGACGTGATTCCATACAGAGATTCATTCACGATAGTCAGCGGAGACTATCTATCCTACGTTCTATGCAGTAGGTTAAGAGCCGAGAAGATGTGCTTTCTGATAGACAGGCCTGGCATATTAATGGACCCTGCCGATGAAAACTCGATTATCAGAAGATTAACAGGCATGGAAATCAAGTCGATAAGGTATGATAATGCACATGACGCAACAGGAGGACTGAAGGCGAAGCTCCTGGCAGCACTCAAGATAGCAGAGCTGGGAGTGCAGACAGCCATACTGAGCGGATTTAACACGGATGCACTTATTAGCTTCCTGGCTGGCGGCAAGGTGCAAGGCACAGTGGTGAAACCTCAGGGATGACAATAGAGGAAAGAAAGAGGGACCATCTTGACATCTGCCTGCACGAAGATGTCAACGCAAGGCAGAAGAGCACTCTCTTTGAGTGTGTCGAACTCGTTCACAAAGCTCTTCCTGAGCTGAATATAGATGATATAAACACGGAAACTGTCTTTCTTGGCCACAGGTTGAAGATTCCTCTCTTGATAGACTCGATGACAGGCGGCACCCAGATGAGCCTGGAGATAAACAAGGCTTTGGCCGAGGCTGCGGAGGAGGCAGGCATAGGGATAGGGGTTGGCAGCCAGAGGGCTGGGCTGAGAAGGCCAGAGGTAGCAGAGACCTATGCTGTGGTTAGAAGGCAGGCTCCGAACGCTTTTGTCTTCGGGAACATAGGGGCTGCACAGCTTGTAAAGGGACTTACAGTGCAGGATGTCAAGAAGGCGATAGAGATGATAGATGCAGATGCAGTTGCTGTTC
This sequence is a window from Conexivisphaerales archaeon. Protein-coding genes within it:
- the rpsB gene encoding 30S ribosomal protein S2, which encodes MSKDFEDEEGSAERLITSQLSEKTLVSTGIRIGTTLKTKYMAGYVAKTRNDGLHIIDMNKTLSRIDTVGKFVARFQPSHVVVYTSREFGKTPVEKFSELTGCKGITKRFMPGTFTNPQLPFYTDTDLLIVVDPALDRQAIVEASSIGVPVVALADTDNTTEDVDVVIPANNRGRRSLAAVFWLLARSVLIHSGSLAVDQPMKYTIEDFETKLVEQEAGEVEE
- a CDS encoding MEMO1 family protein; its protein translation is MRNRQPAVAGQFYESDAESLRRQIEGCFKHNLGPGRLPDRSDESDSESVVATVNPHAGYMYSGPIAAHSFIKLSGKKSQLFVIIGPNHFGIGSGVAAPQSDEWITPLGSAKVDVKAARELMMLSRMVDMDDSAHWREHSIEVQVPFLQFMFGENFTILPISMAMQDKETAEHLGRSVASLLSTRSATLIASSDFTHYEPHKVAEERDKKAIELILSFDIDGFYRYIEEVNLTMCGFGPVASVMYAAKRLGAQKAMLLSYATSGLTGGDMKSVVGYASIAFVK
- the mvk gene encoding mevalonate kinase, which codes for MARAPGKAILLGEHFVVHGGSALAVALDRGVTAKAEMSADNRISSVRNGDQKLTSSIEGAEGFLAPAAASLRKFMEDYRVNGISVSISSEIPEGAGLGSSAASSVAAIAAASALFGINLSRRKLYEYSMFAERIVHGRPSGIDSFVSVNGGLVFMKKRTRKKVECRPFRLMVAYSGMTRSTGEMIARVDEYRKREPKSFRNLMRALNALVPDVVSALQSGELAILAAAMNFNHEALKIIGVSNQKLDLMVRRAREDGFAGAKLTGAGGGGCIIALPKLDGEKELASFRQKYADSFLCNVPGEGVRSWLE
- a CDS encoding isopentenyl phosphate kinase yields the protein MAGIDKNKGVAVIKLGGSFLTDKSMPFKARVDSIKKVADALRGFEGSIAIVHGGGSFGHSVAMKYGLSSSKNFSDSEAIFETRKAMHKLSSIVTSSFEESGLKTYTLPAAGLLRKDKRPRADLQSILNNIMKAKMIPLTFGDVIPYRDSFTIVSGDYLSYVLCSRLRAEKMCFLIDRPGILMDPADENSIIRRLTGMEIKSIRYDNAHDATGGLKAKLLAALKIAELGVQTAILSGFNTDALISFLAGGKVQGTVVKPQG